The following coding sequences lie in one Candidatus Nitrospira allomarina genomic window:
- a CDS encoding O-antigen ligase family protein, whose amino-acid sequence MLNWPVDYIIFAFLLVGSVFQLDGWQRLGKLPLLYVLVVWLVVIILSNLAQGGEGSWYARAAFTEYSKSFLIFMCLFLFLNSTGQIRRLIWFQIILSGLLAYQCIDQVATGVGWAGQRLGWDDGHGGRAKWVGLWDGMNVLALLFVISFPFLIQFMFSPWNIFVRIISFLFAILIFQGLLLTQSRGGLLASVVSLFASLVLRFKPRTALILGAIVLVLAAPLVGFLTTRGLDDSDGSKSAAHRVDLWAAGLEMAKENPVFGVGKMRFKESARHKTGLSLIAHNSYVENLGETGFPGLFVYIALSYLSIKGLWHVSKQVSDPKDRSLALALLASICSYAATSMFVTTDFILFYVQLGIAAAFCSLNGFNPTLTLKDFLCIGLIEIGFVVFLRLFTALFFAGAMS is encoded by the coding sequence ATGCTGAATTGGCCTGTTGATTATATTATTTTTGCTTTTTTGCTGGTTGGCTCTGTTTTTCAATTGGATGGATGGCAACGTTTGGGCAAATTGCCATTATTATATGTGTTGGTGGTCTGGCTTGTTGTGATCATCTTGTCCAACCTTGCGCAAGGGGGGGAAGGATCCTGGTATGCCAGAGCGGCTTTTACTGAATATTCCAAATCTTTTCTTATTTTTATGTGCTTATTTCTTTTTCTGAACTCAACTGGACAAATTCGCCGTCTGATCTGGTTTCAAATTATCTTATCAGGGCTTCTCGCCTACCAGTGTATTGATCAAGTGGCTACCGGCGTCGGGTGGGCTGGGCAACGTCTTGGTTGGGATGATGGTCATGGCGGGCGTGCAAAATGGGTTGGACTTTGGGATGGGATGAATGTCCTGGCGTTGCTGTTTGTTATTTCCTTCCCTTTTCTCATCCAATTTATGTTCTCTCCCTGGAACATCTTCGTCCGAATAATTTCCTTTCTTTTTGCCATTCTTATTTTTCAAGGTCTTCTATTAACCCAATCACGGGGAGGGTTGCTGGCGTCCGTGGTTTCGTTATTTGCTTCCCTTGTTTTACGGTTTAAGCCGCGTACTGCATTGATCCTTGGTGCTATTGTCCTCGTTTTGGCCGCCCCGTTGGTTGGGTTTCTCACAACACGTGGGCTTGATGATAGTGATGGGAGTAAGTCTGCGGCTCATCGTGTGGATCTATGGGCGGCCGGGCTGGAAATGGCCAAGGAAAACCCGGTCTTTGGAGTAGGCAAAATGCGGTTTAAAGAATCTGCCAGACATAAAACAGGGCTTAGCCTAATCGCCCATAATTCATATGTCGAAAATCTTGGAGAAACAGGCTTTCCCGGGTTATTTGTCTATATCGCCTTATCTTATCTTTCCATAAAAGGGCTGTGGCATGTTTCGAAGCAAGTCTCCGATCCTAAGGATCGCTCACTCGCGTTGGCTCTTTTGGCAAGTATTTGTTCGTATGCGGCCACCTCCATGTTTGTGACGACAGATTTTATTCTATTTTATGTACAGCTTGGAATTGCTGCGGCTTTTTGCTCCTTAAATGGATTTAATCCGACGTTGACTCTTAAAGATTTCCTTTGTATTGGCTTAATAGAAATTGGGTTTGTAGTATTTCTTCGATTATTTACTGCACTGTTTTTTGCCGGCGCCATGTCATAA
- a CDS encoding glycosyltransferase family 2 protein translates to MKILFWVAFVAVLYTYFGYPFLVWVFARIRPRPIKQETIFPSVSMVIAAYNEEKVIGAKMVNTMALAYPEGQLEIIVVADGSTDQTVSIAQSYATQGITVLYRPLRQGKTAALNHAVSSAKGEIIFFSDANTLYEPTVIQKIVRNFHDPSVGGVSGRKVILKDSARQTSQGETAFWNYEGWLKSEESHLGSIVGADGEIFAIRKSLFSSMPPSIVHDDMFLSLKIVETGFRVIYEEEATSAEYSSKTLHDEFFLKVRYASAGYQILSEFRSMFLPPKTIFAFQFISHKLFRWLIPFFLLAMLLASAVIPSLWYQSLFWGQIFFYLAAVLGWVLMEKLGQTNIFYVPLYFCMGNAAALYGFFRHFFSAGQTSLWRKAER, encoded by the coding sequence ATGAAAATACTATTTTGGGTGGCATTTGTGGCGGTGCTGTATACCTATTTTGGATATCCCTTTCTTGTTTGGGTCTTCGCACGCATAAGACCGAGGCCCATTAAGCAAGAAACTATTTTTCCCTCTGTCTCTATGGTTATTGCCGCTTATAACGAAGAGAAAGTTATTGGTGCCAAAATGGTCAACACCATGGCGTTGGCCTATCCAGAAGGTCAGTTAGAGATTATTGTTGTCGCAGATGGGTCGACGGACCAGACGGTGAGTATTGCTCAGTCATATGCCACACAAGGAATCACTGTCTTGTATCGGCCACTTCGGCAAGGAAAAACGGCTGCCTTGAATCATGCTGTTTCATCTGCAAAGGGGGAAATTATATTCTTTTCTGATGCAAACACCCTGTATGAACCAACAGTCATTCAAAAAATCGTTAGAAATTTTCATGATCCCTCTGTCGGAGGTGTTTCGGGTCGAAAGGTGATATTGAAGGACAGCGCCAGGCAAACCAGTCAAGGGGAAACAGCCTTTTGGAATTATGAAGGCTGGCTCAAATCTGAAGAAAGTCATTTAGGATCGATTGTAGGTGCAGATGGGGAGATCTTTGCCATTCGCAAAAGTCTTTTTTCATCTATGCCGCCAAGCATCGTCCATGACGATATGTTTCTTTCTCTCAAGATCGTTGAAACCGGCTTTCGAGTCATTTATGAAGAGGAAGCCACTTCAGCAGAATATTCCTCAAAAACTCTTCATGATGAATTTTTCCTCAAAGTTCGGTATGCGTCCGCCGGATATCAAATTCTTTCCGAATTTCGGAGTATGTTTCTTCCCCCAAAGACGATCTTTGCCTTTCAGTTTATTTCTCACAAGCTATTTCGTTGGTTGATTCCCTTTTTTCTTTTGGCCATGCTGCTTGCTAGCGCAGTGATTCCTTCTCTTTGGTATCAAAGCCTTTTCTGGGGGCAAATCTTCTTCTATCTTGCTGCGGTCTTAGGGTGGGTCCTAATGGAAAAACTGGGCCAGACAAATATTTTTTATGTGCCCTTGTATTTCTGTATGGGGAATGCGGCCGCTTTGTATGGATTTTTTCGTCATTTCTTCAGTGCTGGACAGACGAGCCTTTGGCGTAAAGCTGAACGATAG
- a CDS encoding glycosyltransferase yields the protein MRFLYHHRTLGRGGEGVHIASMVRALETLGHTTTIASPSGVDPLAMAGDLPIDKGQSKVQGINRIWKFVSCWVPDIVFEILEISYNLVVLFRLGPILKRHGQDVYYERYAFFMFMGVFLAKFLGWPVLLEVNEVVGVQRARNQLLIPVSKWFEKIVFKKADVIFVVSSFLKDEVLRRSGKTEGVFVIPNAIDSRILESQVTGEHIRTRYTFNGSIVVGFAGWFDSWDRLDLLIDVIRDIHKEYPFVRLMLVGNGPVADRLRDQVRHHKLEEVVFLTGPVPRSQILSYIAAMDICVLPDSNVFGSPIVLFEFMGMGKAVIAPDLLPIRDIIEDRKDGLIVQRGDPFSLRQALSLLLSDSALRKELGERARQKVLDNHTWFENGKRVERFASALLEKH from the coding sequence ATGAGATTTCTTTATCATCACAGAACGCTAGGTCGTGGGGGAGAAGGGGTTCATATTGCCAGTATGGTTCGGGCTCTTGAAACTCTGGGGCATACGACCACAATAGCTTCCCCCTCTGGTGTGGACCCTCTGGCCATGGCTGGGGATTTGCCAATTGATAAAGGGCAGTCCAAGGTCCAAGGGATAAACCGAATCTGGAAGTTTGTCAGTTGCTGGGTTCCGGATATTGTTTTTGAAATTCTGGAAATCAGTTATAACCTGGTTGTGCTGTTTCGATTGGGGCCAATATTAAAGCGACATGGTCAAGATGTGTATTATGAACGATATGCATTCTTCATGTTTATGGGAGTCTTTTTAGCAAAATTTTTGGGTTGGCCTGTATTGCTCGAAGTGAATGAAGTGGTGGGAGTTCAAAGAGCTCGGAACCAGTTGCTCATTCCTGTTTCTAAATGGTTTGAAAAAATTGTATTCAAAAAAGCTGATGTAATTTTCGTAGTCTCCAGCTTTTTAAAAGATGAAGTCTTAAGACGGAGCGGAAAAACAGAAGGGGTATTTGTGATTCCAAACGCGATAGATTCCCGCATCCTCGAAAGCCAGGTTACCGGAGAACACATTCGAACTCGTTATACCTTCAATGGAAGTATTGTTGTTGGTTTCGCCGGGTGGTTTGATTCCTGGGACCGGTTAGATCTGCTGATTGATGTGATCAGAGATATTCATAAGGAATATCCTTTTGTTCGGCTAATGCTGGTGGGTAACGGCCCGGTAGCTGATAGGCTTAGGGACCAGGTTCGGCACCATAAATTGGAAGAGGTTGTTTTTTTGACAGGTCCTGTTCCCAGATCTCAAATTTTATCCTATATCGCTGCAATGGATATCTGTGTCCTGCCAGATTCCAATGTCTTTGGGTCTCCCATTGTCTTGTTTGAGTTTATGGGAATGGGAAAAGCCGTGATTGCGCCGGATCTTCTGCCCATCCGGGATATTATTGAAGATCGAAAAGATGGATTGATCGTACAACGTGGAGATCCTTTTTCGCTACGGCAGGCCCTCTCACTCCTGCTGAGCGATAGTGCCCTTCGGAAAGAATTAGGGGAGCGTGCCCGTCAAAAAGTTTTGGACAACCACACGTGGTTCGAGAACGGAAAGCGTGTTGAACGGTTTGCCTCTGCTCTCTTGGAAAAACATTGA
- a CDS encoding glycosyltransferase — translation MIAQPKVAHVVLSLQPGGLERLVCTLVSSPVLASLPTIVVCLDEPGVLAPVVEKAGCRIVMVKRRAGLDVGLIGRLARVFKQEGVTVLHTHSLDPMLYAGWAAWFTSVSVRIHTQHDTWLRTYNWKERLKFRVASRVFHKIVGVSQDTTRAFGLYGISSQKSVTILNGIEEKKFSRKQKEGNHITIESSHGCTQKEWVVGSVARLSPEKGLHHLLHAHAILRLRGLPIRLVLVGEGPQRNDLEMLARTLGISGTVEFMGYQEHVETFLSTFDFFVLPSITEGIPLSLLEAMATSLPVVATNVGGVPEIVVHQESGLLVPPGQPEALAQALEQLFRDPGEADRIAKNAECRIRGRFGMTAMSEAYRYLYGAEPQDQFIKNILKTGLRMLPRRWLLWQGKITNRHIAITFDDGPDPIYTPQILELLKAYGVTATFYLVGEKIEQHKEMVERIAEEGHELGNHSYTHPSFDSLSWKESAGEIEKTQFLLQTITGRPCRSFRPPFGKLCLGSLVGAWNANMTCVMWNVDLKDFQAKSMGEILAALQCQPLHSGDVLLYHGTTPHALQALPVILDNIVRQKLQAVSISGMLRN, via the coding sequence GTGATCGCTCAACCAAAAGTTGCTCACGTGGTCTTGAGTCTTCAGCCAGGGGGACTTGAACGGTTGGTCTGTACTCTTGTCAGTTCTCCTGTGCTGGCCTCTTTGCCCACAATTGTCGTCTGTCTGGACGAGCCAGGTGTTCTCGCTCCCGTGGTTGAAAAAGCAGGTTGCCGTATTGTGATGGTCAAGCGCAGGGCAGGCCTTGATGTTGGGTTGATTGGTCGTTTGGCCCGGGTGTTTAAGCAGGAGGGAGTGACCGTCCTCCACACCCATAGCCTTGATCCCATGCTGTATGCCGGGTGGGCAGCATGGTTCACTTCCGTTTCAGTCCGCATTCATACACAACATGATACCTGGCTCAGAACTTACAATTGGAAAGAACGCTTGAAGTTTCGTGTGGCTTCAAGGGTCTTCCACAAAATAGTGGGCGTTTCCCAAGATACCACTCGGGCCTTTGGTCTGTATGGAATTTCCTCTCAGAAGTCGGTGACGATTTTAAATGGTATCGAAGAGAAAAAATTTTCCAGAAAACAGAAGGAAGGGAACCACATTACTATTGAGTCATCCCATGGCTGCACACAAAAGGAATGGGTCGTGGGGAGCGTTGCTCGGCTTTCTCCTGAAAAAGGGCTGCATCATCTTTTACATGCCCATGCGATTCTTCGATTGCGGGGTCTTCCTATTCGGCTTGTTTTGGTGGGGGAGGGGCCTCAGCGGAATGATTTGGAAATGCTTGCTCGGACACTAGGAATTTCTGGCACCGTAGAGTTTATGGGCTATCAAGAACATGTAGAAACGTTCCTTTCAACATTCGACTTTTTTGTTCTTCCGTCAATTACTGAAGGAATTCCCCTTTCATTGTTGGAGGCAATGGCTACCAGCCTACCCGTCGTGGCGACGAATGTGGGAGGAGTCCCCGAGATTGTTGTGCATCAGGAGTCAGGTCTCTTGGTTCCTCCCGGCCAGCCAGAGGCATTAGCGCAAGCTTTAGAACAACTTTTTCGGGATCCTGGTGAAGCTGACAGAATCGCTAAAAATGCTGAGTGTCGAATTCGAGGGCGTTTTGGAATGACTGCCATGTCGGAGGCCTATCGATATCTCTATGGGGCAGAACCACAAGATCAATTTATAAAAAACATCCTGAAAACCGGTCTTCGGATGTTACCAAGGCGATGGTTATTATGGCAGGGGAAAATAACTAATCGTCACATTGCCATAACCTTCGACGATGGCCCGGATCCAATTTACACCCCTCAAATTTTGGAGTTACTCAAAGCCTATGGGGTCACAGCCACCTTTTATCTTGTTGGTGAAAAAATTGAACAGCACAAGGAAATGGTTGAAAGAATTGCTGAAGAAGGGCATGAATTGGGCAATCATTCCTACACCCATCCTTCTTTCGATTCATTGTCATGGAAGGAATCCGCAGGAGAAATTGAGAAGACGCAGTTTCTTCTTCAAACCATCACTGGACGTCCATGCCGATCATTCCGTCCCCCATTCGGGAAATTATGCTTGGGTTCCCTTGTTGGAGCATGGAATGCAAACATGACATGTGTTATGTGGAATGTTGATCTTAAAGATTTTCAGGCCAAGAGCATGGGAGAAATTCTTGCTGCACTGCAATGCCAACCTCTTCATTCCGGGGATGTTCTTTTATATCATGGGACTACTCCTCATGCGCTTCAGGCGCTTCCAGTTATCTTAGATAACATCGTTCGCCAGAAACTACAGGCGGTTTCAATTTCTGGGATGCTCAGGAATTGA
- a CDS encoding lipopolysaccharide biosynthesis protein, producing the protein MKRLFKHSSIYALGGIVNRAGAFLLLPLYTSHLTPSEYGTLELVYGVSALVSSLLGVGLAHATLRFYFEFQDELERKHLVSTTLVGSGVVACTGVALLWFTTPLLSRVLFGSSQEASLLQLGLLILILQLSSEIGLAYFRAREYSTRFVVSSFLRLLLQVGCNYYSVAILGWGVWGILVGNFMSVGISWGYVVGTTVYECGLRFHQTKFRQVLEYSFPFLLSTIVSVAVLYSDRFLLKALYGLEAVGLYALALKFVELGNVLVLEPFKNSYGSFRFSIMKNENVKDVQAKIVIYMAAMVGLLVVGISAFSPSVLRIMTTQEYWPAELLIPILAAGLLVSSLGYPFQTGILYMKKTKYLFYVTVMAGIVKIILSIAIIPSMGAIGAGIAFLLAEVVSVSCMLFYSQQLFPVQYDYRALGKIGGICALLLGLIWGILFMKYGGFLGAGVAIVFCYPVLLLSAGCFKREEVEAGWQFAVHRIKRMRGTA; encoded by the coding sequence ATGAAGCGGCTATTCAAGCATTCTTCCATTTATGCATTAGGGGGGATCGTTAATCGTGCCGGAGCGTTTCTTCTTCTTCCGCTGTATACCAGTCATTTGACTCCTTCAGAATATGGGACGCTGGAATTAGTGTATGGCGTTTCTGCGTTAGTTTCTTCCTTGTTGGGTGTTGGATTGGCACATGCCACACTTCGATTTTATTTCGAGTTCCAGGATGAGTTGGAACGAAAACATTTGGTGAGTACGACGTTGGTCGGTTCCGGTGTCGTGGCCTGCACTGGGGTAGCCCTGTTGTGGTTTACGACTCCGCTCTTGTCCAGAGTCCTATTTGGGTCATCACAAGAGGCAAGCCTTCTCCAACTTGGCCTTTTGATTCTCATCCTACAATTGTCATCGGAAATTGGCCTTGCCTACTTTCGGGCCAGAGAGTATTCGACCCGGTTTGTGGTTTCTTCCTTTCTGCGGTTGCTCTTACAAGTAGGGTGCAATTATTACTCCGTAGCTATTTTGGGTTGGGGGGTGTGGGGAATCCTTGTGGGAAATTTCATGAGTGTCGGGATATCATGGGGCTATGTTGTTGGCACCACGGTGTATGAATGTGGCCTTCGTTTCCACCAAACGAAATTTCGTCAGGTTCTCGAGTATAGTTTTCCCTTTCTTTTAAGCACCATCGTTAGTGTGGCTGTTCTTTATTCAGATCGGTTTCTCTTAAAGGCTTTATATGGGCTTGAAGCGGTTGGGCTTTATGCCTTGGCGTTGAAATTCGTTGAATTGGGCAATGTCCTGGTTCTTGAACCATTTAAAAACAGTTATGGATCCTTCCGGTTTTCCATTATGAAAAATGAAAATGTCAAAGATGTTCAAGCCAAAATCGTCATCTATATGGCTGCAATGGTTGGGTTGTTGGTAGTGGGCATTTCAGCATTTTCACCGAGTGTTTTGCGTATCATGACGACTCAGGAATATTGGCCTGCGGAACTCCTTATCCCAATCCTGGCCGCAGGTCTGTTGGTGTCCAGTTTGGGATATCCGTTTCAAACCGGAATTTTATATATGAAAAAGACCAAATATCTGTTTTATGTGACCGTTATGGCGGGGATTGTCAAAATTATTTTAAGTATTGCCATAATTCCTAGTATGGGCGCAATAGGGGCGGGTATTGCATTTCTTTTAGCCGAAGTAGTGAGTGTGAGTTGTATGCTGTTCTATTCGCAGCAACTTTTTCCTGTCCAATATGATTATAGGGCTCTGGGAAAGATTGGCGGGATTTGTGCATTACTATTGGGGTTGATTTGGGGAATCCTGTTTATGAAATATGGCGGTTTTCTTGGAGCCGGGGTAGCCATAGTGTTTTGTTACCCTGTTTTGCTCTTATCTGCCGGGTGCTTTAAGCGGGAAGAAGTAGAGGCGGGGTGGCAGTTCGCTGTCCACCGGATAAAACGGATGAGGGGAACCGCTTGA